The genomic DNA TCGAAAGGGGGAGTGGTACTCTGTTAGCGATCAAAGACTGCAGCTTTTTGGACTCGATCGTCAAACAGATTCGATATCTCTTAAAAATTCAAACAATGAGTCACTGAAAGATCAATTAGAGGAAGGCTTGATAATAAATAAAGTCGTCGCGTACGCTCTTGGTGTAGAGGTTGGAGATCAACTATCGTTGAAGTTAACTGCCTCTAGTCGAGAAGAAACCATTAAAGTAGCTGGAATTGCTGAGCTTTATGCGGGATCAAGTGTCTATATGCAAAGGTCGACGCTAAATGCATGGAATGATTTTTCCGAAAACTCGTATATGGGGAAATGGACTCAGGAAGAGCCAGTGGCCAAAGAGGGGATTTATCAAATAGAAAATAAGCAAGAATTAATGCAATCATTGGAAAACATGATGGGACCCATGCGGTATTCCTTATTGATTATGTCAGGGCTGGCCTTTCTAATCGGACTGATTATCATTACGCTCATCACAAATTTAATTGTTGAAGAAAATATCACGAGCATTTCGCTATTAAAAGTCATCGGGTATGAGGATAAAACTGTCAGCCATTGGATGCTGAATATTTATACACCTGTCGTTATCATTTCATATGGACTTGGAGTACCTTCAGCACTTTTGAGCATTGATGCGCTTATGAAGTCTTTAGCGAAAGAAACGAATTATGCTTTGCCTGTGGCAATAACGCCTGGCTTATTTATCATCGGTTTTCTCATTATCTTTGGGGCGTACTGGGCTTCGTTATGGATATCCAAGCGTAAATTAAAGCGGGTGTCTCTACAAGAGGTGTTAAAGCGCCAAGAAGCGTAATCTATGGTAAAATGGCGTTGACAGTGTTGAAGGAGTGTGTAAGGTGGAATTACTTTTTTTAGGAACAGGAGCAGGAGTGCCTGCAAAGTTGAGAAATGTCTCTTCTGTCGCATTAAAGCTACTACAAGAAAGAGGAGTCGTATGGCTTTTTGACTGTGGGGAAGCCACTCAACACCAAATTCTCCATACCCGTTTAAAACCTAGACGAATTGAAAAAATATTCATTACTCATTTACATGGAGACCATATATACGGATTACCAGGTCTACTAGGAAGTCGATCCTTTCAAGGAGGCGAGGGTAAGTTAACAGTTTACGGTCCGAAAGGTTTAAAGGAATTTATTTCAGTGGCCTTGTCAATCAGCAAAACCCATTTGAAATATCCACTTGAAGTAATAGAAATTGAAGAGGAAATGGTTTTTGAAGATGAGGATTTTCTCGTTACCGCTAAAAAACTCGATCATGCCATTGAAACATATGGGTATCGAATTGAAGAAAAGGAGCGAAAAGGCCCCTTACTAGTTGATAAATTAAAGAAAAGCGGCTTCATGCCAGGGCCATATTATCGAGAATTGAAAGAAGGGAAAACAGTCATTCTTGAGGATGGGGCTATCTTAGAAGGGAAGGATTTTCTAGGTGAGAGCCAAAAAGGGAGAATTGTGTCTATACTTGGGGATACGAGACCTTGTCTAGCTGCGGTCGAGCTCACAATGGATGCCGATGTGCTCGTTCATGAAGCAACTTTTGCGGATGGGAATGAAGAGATGGCGTGGGAATATTACCATTCTACCGTCTCTCAAGCGATTCATACTGCTAGTCAGGCAAACGCCAGAAAGCTCATCTTAACACATATAAGTTCGCGATACACAGAGGTAGATGCACAACAGCTAGAAAGTGATGCAAAAACACTTTTTGAAAATACTGTCCTCGCTCAGGATTTTCTGGAGGTTGAGATTCCTTTCCGTCTGGTGGAGAAAGAATGAAAACAATCTATCTTATGCGCCACGCTAAAGCAACAGGATAGTCTTTTACATCCTCCTTGACAAAGGAAGGAGAAAGGCAGGCGGATGCCTTGTTTGATTTCTTTCAAGAAGGCTGTTTTCGCAAAGTTTGTTGCTTTTCGCACAAGCCTATAAATGATGATATAGCTTTGTTTCGGGCATGATTTCGTCTATTTTTAATGAAAATCAACAGGGAAATGGGCGATTTAATCAAAAATCAGGTGAAATAGCCACAATGTATACGAAAAGAGCCTTAAAGAAAACAAATCGATTCGATTTATTCTATCCCGTTTATCTGAGCCGTTGAAACCATCTCTCCTCTGTCAAACGAACGAAAGTGTCCATAATCCGAGATTCTCATTTAGGAGAAAGGGTACTATGTAGTTCATTTTTTACGGATTGGAAAGATAAGTTGAAAAAGAGTTTTGAAGAGGTGGACCTCGTTTTTGAAGGCGAGGAATCGATTTAATCTGGTATCAATCTAGCAGAAAGTATGGTAAAAGACGCTCTTTCGACAAGTGAAGAAAATATTGTTTTAGTTAGTCATGGAAATCAATGCATTCTTCTTCAACTTTTTGATTAAGCATTTGGGTACGAAGAGCTTTTAGCGATGTCGAATCCAGATGTATTTGAAATCAGGATTGCATCTAGTAGTGATGTCAGGATTAAACGAATTTGGAAAGAATAATAGAGGGTGAAAAATCGGAAATTCATCAAGAATTTCCGATTTTTCTTCATTTTTGACTAATTCGACTCAAAAAATTCGAAGAAGAAGGAGGTTTTATGTAGAAATTAGTATAAATAGATCGGAAAAGAGGTGTTTTCGGGATTTTTTGGTTGTGAGTTAGTCGAATTAAAGACTATAATAATGGTAAGATTCGTTTGTGGCGATGTGACTGGTTGGAGTGGGAGGAGTATGAAGATGGAGCTCATGATCAATACGCTTTTACTCAATCATCTATTTATTCTTGTGGTTACTATAATTGGATTACTTATTTTGGATCACTACATTACCTGTTTTTCTAGCGTTCGAAGGCGAAGAGTTTTTATTTTTATCGTAGCATCCATTTCAATCATTTTCTGTATAGTTTTTTCTTTCCAACTTACATCTGATTTTCAGTATGATCTTCGAATCATTCCGATGATTCTTGGGGGGTTATACGGTGGACCTTGGGTTGCCTTAGGGTTGTTCCTAGTCACGATGTCGGTGAGAGCAATAACAGAAGGATACGGAATTCTTTCCACGTTGATTAATAATGGACTTTTCCTCTTGATTGCAGGGATGCTTTCAAAGAAATTTTGGCAATATTCTAGTAAAAAGCGAATTGTTGTAGGAAGTTTGTTAATCTCTCTGTCCCCTATGTTTGCTTATACAGTGGCCAATTTGTTGTGGGGACTATATATTCCGATAGAAATCATTCTAGTGGGGATGTTTGTTTGTATTCTTTGTATGTTTATGATTGTTTTAATCGTTGAATTTATTATTAATCATTATCTGTTAAAACACAAAATGGTATATGCGGAAAAAATGGAAATGGTCAGTAGCATGGCAGCCAGTGTGAGCCATGAAATCCGAAATCCATTGACGACTACAAAGGGTTTTTTACAACTATTAAAAGAAACAGAGACAGATTCTGTAAAGCTTCAATATGTAACCTTGTCTCTATCAGAATTAGAAAGAGCCGAAGAAGTAATTAATGATTTTCTGACGTTTGCAAAACCAACGTTAGATCAATTTCAAACGTTATCTTTAAAAGATGAGGTCGACGAATTAATAGAAGTAATCCGACCGATGGCTAACATGAATAGCGTTCAAATTGTGTCGGAAATTGAGGATTTTGCAATTCGTGGTGATAAAAACCGTTTTAGGCAGGCGCTTCTTAATCTACTAAAAAACAGTATTGAAGCAATGCCGACAGGGGGAAGTTTAAGTCTGAAAACCAATACCACCAAAGAAGAAGGCATATTAGTGATTTGTGATTCCGGCATTGGCATGACAGCGGAGCAAATTAAAAGATTGGGTGAGCCATTTTTTACGACAAAGAATCATAACGGGACAGGATTGGGAATGATGGTTACATATCAAATACTTGAGCAAATGAGCGTGAAAATGTATGCCCAAAGTAAACTTGGAGAAGGATCTAGCTTTCGTCTAGTTTTTTCATTAATGCCGAAATCCCGTTTATAAGATTGCGCTAAAAAGGGGGAGGGACACTCTTCCTTTTTAGCGCTTTGTTTTACGTTTAAAGTGTTTCAAACTCTTCCTAGTTAATAAGGGAATGGAGTAATCTAAACAGGCGGAAAATCTTGATGAATTTCCGCCTGTTCAATGGGGCCCCTAACAATTATGCTTAAAAAGAGACGCTGTTTGCTGTTCCATGACCGGATGTTCGTGCTCTTTGAAGAACTATTACAAACATGACTTTACCAGCTTCGTACATATTGTTTAGGTGCTTGAATGTCTACACCGAGAACTTGAGCCGCCTGTTTTGGCCAGTACGGATCTCGCAATAATTCTCGACCAATCATGATGAGATCGGCCCGGTCATTTTGAAGAATTTCTTCTGCTTGTAACCCACTAGTGATTAACCCCACTGCTCCTGTTGAAATTTCGGCCCCGTGCTTAATGATTTCAGAAAGCTTCACCTGATACCCAGGGAAGACAGGAATTTCCGCAGGAACCACAGCCCCTGAACTAACATCAATTAAATCGACACCTTGTTTCTTCATCCAAAGACTCATCTGAGCGTAATCTTTTGCAACTAAACCTTCAGGATGGTAATCATCTGCTGAGACTCGTACCAATAAAGGCCCTTGCCAAACTGCGCTGATTTCATCGATAATTTCTCGTAAGAACTGATAGCGTTTTTCTGGGCTTCCGCCATAAAAATCTTGGCGATGGTTGGTTAGTGGTGATAAAAATTCATTGATTAAATACCCATGTGCTGCATGAATTTCGATGACATCATATCCCACCTTTTTTGCTCTGAGCGCCGCCTCTTTAAAAGCATGGATAGTTTGTTGAATGTCCTGTAGTGTCATTTCTTTTGGTGTCTTCATTTTTTCATTAAAGGGAAGTGCTGATGGTGCCAAGATTTCCCCGTCTATCATAGCTTTTCGGCCTGCATGAGCAAGTTGTATGCCGATAGCGCTACCTTGTTCTTTGACTAAAGATACTAGCTGAGATAATCCCTCGATATGCTCATCTGACCAAATTCCTAAATCCTGATTTGAAATTCTTCCTTGAGGAGTAATAGCTGTCGCTTCTTGTAGAATTAAACCTGTACCCCCAACAGCTCGACTAGTATAATGTGTTTTATGCCAATTTTCTACTTTTCCATTTTCATTGTGAGACGAATACATGCACATAGGAGCCATGACTATTCGGTTTTTTATCGTAAGTTGTTTAATTTGAAATGATTCAAAAAGTTTCGTTTTCATTTGAATCCTCCTATTTCGTTTGGTGTTCATACTTTATAGTATAGCAAGCAAAGAAATGAGAAGGAAAGGATGTGCCTATCTTTTTAATAATCATCCACAATTTAGAAAGAGATGAAGGAACTACGTTTGAATTCCCAGTTCAGAGACGATATAAGAAGTATCTGATTTCGGAATTAAATTTTGGTGTTTTTTCTAAACCGTTACTCAAAAAGGGTTTTTCAGATAAAGTATAAAAATGTAAAATGGGAAATGGAGTGTGTTTCTGTCTTCCTTTCACCCGGTTAATCCTAGTGTGCCTAGAGAAACGTACCCTGTATTGCTGAAAATTATTTAGCTATATATTAGTTTTATAAGGTTAGAGAATTGAGTAATGGGGAAGAGTTCAGTATAACAATTACAAAGGTAATAATTTAAGGTTTTTTCGCAAAGAACGTTGCTTTTCTCAGCAGTATATCATCCGAAAAAGATTGGCTTCAGAGCACCTTTTCGTCTATTTTTGCTGGAAATTAACAGTGAAATGGAGGATTTAATCAAAAATCAGATGAAATAGCCACAATATATACGAAATGAGTCTAAATTAAATTGCAATAAGGTATACAAAAAGAGCTCAGCATAGAGCACCATTTATATTTCACTAACCCTTTTTCCGTTTGTAAGAATGCTGATCTGTGGAGTGAAGAAGGGGGTTTGAGCACTGCATAATCAAAACTAGCAATTTCGTATAGGGGGATATAAGATGGAGCGTAATAATACCTTAACAGGAACCGTTTTTTTATCAAAGCTTATAACACAATATGCTCATATTCATGAAAAAACAGTTGGAAAAACGGCGAATGAATATATCCGTCAAATTGGTTTTCGTACTGGAGAGTGGATTGAGGGTTTTTACGGAGAAAAAAATTCAACTTGGACTGTAAATCAATATGCCGAAGTTATTGTAGATTTAAAGAATTCAATTGGTGGTCATTTTTATATTACATCCGTACATCCCGATCATGTTGTTGTAAAAGCAAAGGCTTGCCCATTCGGTGATGTCGTAAAGGATGCTCCTCATTTATGTAATATGACTTCCAGTGTATTTGGCGGGATTGCGTCACGTAAATTTGGCTATTCAGAAGTCTTTCTGCGAAAACGAATAGCAGTTGGTGACCCAGGTTGTGAAGTTGCAGTCTATTTTCGTCAAACAGACGAGACAGAAGAAGAAATAGATGGGGATGTATATGAAAATTTGAAGCATACTCCTGATCAAGGAAACCCTTTTCGGTGGGAAGAAGAAGCGCTTCTTATGTTAAACGAACAATTAAAAAGAAGTGATGAACTGGTGATGAAGCTACTAGGAGAACTAGAGGAATTGCGCAATCAAGTGAAACAAGAAAATCGCTCTTAATCTAAGTAACTGTAGTTTTCCGGATAGGAGATTATTGTTCTACTTAGACGTCGGGCTATTCGACAAGTCTATGTTCCTTAATAAATACCTTTCTAGCTCTTTTTCTTGCCAATAAGTTCTTCGTCTTTTTGATGATTTTAAGGGGCATCACAGATGAAATTTTTTTTCGTTTTTTCTGCATCCATCCTAACTAATTTCTTGAAGAGACGGAAAAAGAGGTGTTGTCCGAGAAATAAAGGATTTTCGCCATGAAAAAATAAACGAAAAGGGTCCAAATCTTTTAGGTTTGGACACTTTCTAATACGCGGAAAAGGAGTGTTTTTTTGATTTAGAAATCATGGGTTGCTTGGGATCGTGCAGAATAGTGGGCTCGAAGGACGATGAACAAGGCTCTTTTATCGACTGGTACGAAATGCAACATTCTTTGCGAACAACAGCTATTAACAAACAGGTTCTGCTTATCTAATATTGTTCATTTTCTCTGATAAGTCGTTCTGAACTTGAAGTCGAAGTGTTTTTGCTTGTCGTGTAGCTGCATCTATACATTGTGAAAGGGCGACGTCTACAGAACGTGTTTCGAGGATGTGAATGCCCATTTCGGTTGTTCCACCTGGACTTGTAACATCTTTTCGGAGGTCAACAGCTCTTTTAGGAGATGATTTTAGCATTTTTCCAGCTCCATAAAATGTCTCTTTTACAAGAAGAGAGGCGGTTTGTTTGTCTAGTCCTAATTTTTCCGCTGCGGCTTCCATTTGTTCAACCAAATAATAAAAATAAGCGGGTCCACTTCCAGTAAGGGCTGTGACTAGATCGAGCTGATCTTCTTCGATGCACGTAACAAATCCGATTGATTGGAAAAGAGAATGGGTCGTTTCTATTAAAGAAGTATTCATAGATGAATTAAATGTGAGCGCAGTTGTAGAGTGACCTACCGCTGCAGAGGTATTAGGCATTGCACGCGTGATTGGTAAATCTAACCCGATCATTTCTGCAAGAAGCTTTGTAGAAATTCCAGCCATAACACTAATGACCAGAACCTCTTTTGAGAGAAAAGGTTTAATGGAAGAAATCGTTTCGTAAGCATCTTTTGGCTTTACGGCTAGTAGGACGACTTGAACATTTTTCAATAACAAGGATAGGTCATAGGTTGAGTGAATATTGAATTTTTTGGAAAGAAATTCTAACCTTTTTTGATTACGTTTATTCGTTATCCAAACCTCTTTATTATTTAGAGCTCCTGCTTTTAAAGTACCTGTGAGGATGGCCTCTGTCATAGATCCTGCCCCGATAAAAACCGTTTTCATTTTGACCCCTCCTTTTCTTTTGTTTAGGCTGTACTCGCAAAGAGCATGGTTTTCGAATAAGAGTGAAATTCTTTACTGGTAGGACTAGTTGCTCTTTTCCTAAGGCTGCTTTGCAAAGTTTGTGGCTTTTTGAATCAG from Bacillus sp. 2205SS5-2 includes the following:
- the rnz gene encoding ribonuclease Z, yielding MELLFLGTGAGVPAKLRNVSSVALKLLQERGVVWLFDCGEATQHQILHTRLKPRRIEKIFITHLHGDHIYGLPGLLGSRSFQGGEGKLTVYGPKGLKEFISVALSISKTHLKYPLEVIEIEEEMVFEDEDFLVTAKKLDHAIETYGYRIEEKERKGPLLVDKLKKSGFMPGPYYRELKEGKTVILEDGAILEGKDFLGESQKGRIVSILGDTRPCLAAVELTMDADVLVHEATFADGNEEMAWEYYHSTVSQAIHTASQANARKLILTHISSRYTEVDAQQLESDAKTLFENTVLAQDFLEVEIPFRLVEKE
- a CDS encoding ATP-binding protein, encoding MELMINTLLLNHLFILVVTIIGLLILDHYITCFSSVRRRRVFIFIVASISIIFCIVFSFQLTSDFQYDLRIIPMILGGLYGGPWVALGLFLVTMSVRAITEGYGILSTLINNGLFLLIAGMLSKKFWQYSSKKRIVVGSLLISLSPMFAYTVANLLWGLYIPIEIILVGMFVCILCMFMIVLIVEFIINHYLLKHKMVYAEKMEMVSSMAASVSHEIRNPLTTTKGFLQLLKETETDSVKLQYVTLSLSELERAEEVINDFLTFAKPTLDQFQTLSLKDEVDELIEVIRPMANMNSVQIVSEIEDFAIRGDKNRFRQALLNLLKNSIEAMPTGGSLSLKTNTTKEEGILVICDSGIGMTAEQIKRLGEPFFTTKNHNGTGLGMMVTYQILEQMSVKMYAQSKLGEGSSFRLVFSLMPKSRL
- the namA gene encoding NADPH dehydrogenase NamA, which gives rise to MKTKLFESFQIKQLTIKNRIVMAPMCMYSSHNENGKVENWHKTHYTSRAVGGTGLILQEATAITPQGRISNQDLGIWSDEHIEGLSQLVSLVKEQGSAIGIQLAHAGRKAMIDGEILAPSALPFNEKMKTPKEMTLQDIQQTIHAFKEAALRAKKVGYDVIEIHAAHGYLINEFLSPLTNHRQDFYGGSPEKRYQFLREIIDEISAVWQGPLLVRVSADDYHPEGLVAKDYAQMSLWMKKQGVDLIDVSSGAVVPAEIPVFPGYQVKLSEIIKHGAEISTGAVGLITSGLQAEEILQNDRADLIMIGRELLRDPYWPKQAAQVLGVDIQAPKQYVRSW
- a CDS encoding methanogen output domain 1-containing protein, whose product is MERNNTLTGTVFLSKLITQYAHIHEKTVGKTANEYIRQIGFRTGEWIEGFYGEKNSTWTVNQYAEVIVDLKNSIGGHFYITSVHPDHVVVKAKACPFGDVVKDAPHLCNMTSSVFGGIASRKFGYSEVFLRKRIAVGDPGCEVAVYFRQTDETEEEIDGDVYENLKHTPDQGNPFRWEEEALLMLNEQLKRSDELVMKLLGELEELRNQVKQENRS
- the proC gene encoding pyrroline-5-carboxylate reductase, whose product is MKTVFIGAGSMTEAILTGTLKAGALNNKEVWITNKRNQKRLEFLSKKFNIHSTYDLSLLLKNVQVVLLAVKPKDAYETISSIKPFLSKEVLVISVMAGISTKLLAEMIGLDLPITRAMPNTSAAVGHSTTALTFNSSMNTSLIETTHSLFQSIGFVTCIEEDQLDLVTALTGSGPAYFYYLVEQMEAAAEKLGLDKQTASLLVKETFYGAGKMLKSSPKRAVDLRKDVTSPGGTTEMGIHILETRSVDVALSQCIDAATRQAKTLRLQVQNDLSEKMNNIR